In the genome of Streptomyces globosus, one region contains:
- a CDS encoding SDR family NAD(P)-dependent oxidoreductase has protein sequence MSTTARTSPARTVLITGTSSGIGLAAAVAAARAGWRTVATLRDLSRADALRKAAADAGVDLDIRQLDVTDEASVAAAVAGVVADHGRLDAVVNNAGAGHVGTLENDSLADIRTVMEVNFFGVLNVSKAALPHLRAVGGRLVTVTSVGGVVGQPFNEAYCAAKFAVEGYMESLAPVARTLGVAVSVVEPGAVATEFVNNIGIDVEGGLEAGPYTGALRTYVDRTVAQFLDGTAQTPAGAAESVMEALTAAEPAFRIQTTDWAREFVGTKLADVDGSAVQSLTSAWVA, from the coding sequence ATGTCCACCACTGCCCGCACCTCCCCCGCACGGACCGTCCTGATCACCGGCACCTCGTCCGGCATCGGCCTCGCCGCGGCCGTCGCCGCCGCCCGCGCCGGCTGGCGTACCGTCGCCACGCTGCGCGACCTCTCCCGTGCGGACGCCCTCCGCAAGGCCGCCGCCGACGCGGGCGTCGACCTCGACATCCGGCAGCTCGACGTCACCGACGAGGCGTCCGTCGCGGCCGCCGTCGCCGGAGTGGTCGCCGACCACGGCCGCCTGGACGCCGTCGTCAACAACGCGGGCGCCGGCCACGTGGGCACCCTGGAGAACGACTCCCTCGCCGACATCCGCACCGTGATGGAGGTCAACTTCTTCGGTGTGCTGAACGTCAGCAAGGCCGCGCTCCCCCACCTGCGGGCAGTCGGCGGCCGCCTCGTCACCGTGACCAGCGTGGGCGGTGTCGTCGGGCAGCCGTTCAACGAGGCCTACTGCGCCGCCAAGTTCGCCGTCGAGGGCTACATGGAGAGCCTGGCCCCCGTCGCCCGCACGCTGGGCGTGGCCGTGTCGGTGGTCGAACCGGGCGCGGTGGCCACCGAGTTCGTCAACAACATCGGCATCGACGTGGAGGGCGGCCTGGAGGCCGGCCCCTACACCGGGGCGCTGCGCACGTATGTCGACCGCACCGTCGCGCAGTTCCTGGACGGCACCGCGCAGACGCCCGCCGGCGCGGCGGAGTCCGTCATGGAGGCGCTGACCGCTGCGGAGCCGGCGTTCCGGATCCAGACCACCGACTGGGCGCGGGAGTTCGTCGGCACGAAGCTGGCCGATGTGGACGGCTCCGCGGTCCAGAGCCTCACCTCCGCCTGGGTCGCCTGA
- a CDS encoding NAD-dependent epimerase/dehydratase family protein, with product MRVVVTGATGNAGTSVVRALAADLRVTEVAGIARRRPALDIPGVRWVAADIDPGHSDLTGLFEGAGAVVHLAWKFQPTHDPVETWRTNVLGGIRVFEACARAGVRTLVHASSVGAYAPGPPDGRPVDETWPTHGWPGAAYTREKAYLERYLDGFQPAHPEMRVVRMRPAFLFKEAAASEQRRIFAGPLLPSWLVRPGLLPAVPAVTGLRFQALHTDDAARAYREAVFRPVRGAFNLVADPVLDMAAVARLLHARTVPLPAAAARAALAAAWRMRLVPAAPGLLDAFLRLPLLDAGRAREQLDWTPSTTATEAVADFLAGLRRGAGLETPPLAAAGTPAGRHER from the coding sequence ATGCGGGTCGTCGTGACGGGAGCCACCGGCAACGCCGGCACCAGTGTGGTGCGGGCCCTGGCCGCCGACCTGCGGGTCACCGAGGTCGCGGGCATCGCCCGGCGCCGCCCAGCCCTCGACATCCCGGGCGTGCGCTGGGTGGCCGCCGACATCGACCCCGGCCACTCCGACCTGACCGGGCTCTTCGAGGGCGCGGGCGCCGTCGTCCACCTGGCCTGGAAGTTCCAGCCCACCCACGACCCCGTCGAAACGTGGCGGACCAACGTCCTCGGCGGCATCCGCGTCTTCGAGGCCTGCGCCCGCGCGGGCGTCCGCACCCTGGTGCACGCCTCGTCCGTCGGCGCGTACGCCCCCGGCCCGCCCGACGGGCGGCCCGTCGACGAGACCTGGCCGACCCACGGATGGCCGGGCGCCGCCTACACCCGGGAGAAGGCGTACCTGGAGCGCTACCTGGACGGCTTCCAGCCCGCGCACCCGGAGATGCGGGTGGTCCGGATGCGGCCGGCCTTCCTGTTCAAGGAGGCCGCCGCCAGCGAACAGCGGCGGATCTTCGCCGGCCCGCTCCTGCCGTCGTGGCTGGTCCGGCCGGGCCTGCTGCCCGCCGTGCCTGCCGTGACGGGCCTGCGCTTCCAGGCCCTGCACACCGACGACGCCGCCCGGGCGTACCGGGAGGCGGTGTTCCGGCCCGTGCGCGGCGCGTTCAACCTCGTCGCCGATCCGGTCCTGGACATGGCAGCCGTGGCCCGGCTGCTGCACGCCCGCACGGTCCCGCTGCCCGCCGCAGCCGCCCGGGCGGCCCTCGCCGCAGCCTGGCGGATGCGCCTCGTACCCGCGGCCCCCGGCCTCCTCGACGCCTTCCTGCGGCTGCCGCTGCTCGACGCCGGCCGGGCCCGCGAGCAGCTGGACTGGACCCCGTCCACCACGGCCACCGAGGCCGTCGCCGACTTCCTGGCGGGCCTGCGCCGCGGGGCGGGCCTGGAGACGCCGCCGCTCGCCGCCGCCGGAACCCCCGCCGGCAGACACGAGCGCTGA
- a CDS encoding UdgX family uracil-DNA binding protein (This protein belongs to the uracil DNA glycosylase superfamily, members of which act in excision repair of DNA. However, it belongs more specifically to UdgX branch, whose founding member was found to bind uracil in DNA (where it does not belong), without cleaving it, appears to promote DNA repair by a pathway involving RecA, rather than base excision.) — protein MGRAAAGCRGCPLHAAATQTVFGEGPERARVVLVGEQPRDREDRAGEPFVGPAGGLLRRALEEAGLDASEVCLTNAVKHFKFTVPEGGKRRIHKSPDLREMTACRPWLTAEPAAVRPRLVVALGATAGRALLGGPFRVGDHRGVLQPFPSPGGRGDGGAPALPDARFLATVHPSSVLRARDRDAAYRGLVADLRVAAAALQD, from the coding sequence CTGGGCCGGGCCGCAGCCGGATGCCGCGGGTGCCCGCTGCACGCGGCGGCCACACAGACCGTCTTCGGCGAGGGGCCGGAGCGTGCCCGGGTCGTCCTGGTCGGCGAGCAGCCCCGGGACCGGGAGGACCGGGCCGGGGAGCCGTTCGTCGGACCGGCGGGCGGCCTGCTGCGCCGCGCGCTGGAGGAAGCCGGGCTGGACGCGTCGGAGGTCTGCCTCACGAACGCGGTGAAGCACTTCAAGTTCACGGTGCCGGAGGGCGGGAAGCGGCGCATCCACAAGTCGCCCGACCTGCGCGAGATGACCGCCTGCCGCCCCTGGCTCACGGCCGAGCCGGCCGCGGTCCGCCCCCGGCTGGTCGTGGCGCTCGGCGCCACGGCCGGACGGGCCCTGCTCGGCGGCCCGTTCCGGGTCGGCGACCACCGGGGCGTGCTCCAGCCCTTCCCCTCGCCCGGCGGGCGCGGGGACGGCGGGGCCCCGGCGCTCCCCGACGCCCGGTTCCTGGCGACCGTGCACCCCTCGTCCGTCCTCCGCGCCCGGGACCGCGACGCCGCCTACCGCGGCCTGGTGGCGGACCTGCGCGTGGCGGCCGCCGCCCTGCAGGACTGA
- a CDS encoding ATP-binding protein: protein MTLQLEQSLDPGHGAAAAASARSAAVRFLKDAARAGRPVTPVTADIVLLVVSELVTNAVRHTPGPCTLHLSRYEAGVGIDVSDTSPDPPVPRPPHVNGAGGWGWILVNHLAEELSVRPTPEGGKTVHAYIADRT from the coding sequence ATGACCCTGCAACTGGAACAGTCCCTCGACCCCGGGCACGGCGCGGCTGCCGCGGCCAGTGCCCGGAGCGCCGCGGTGAGGTTTCTCAAGGACGCGGCGCGGGCGGGCCGCCCGGTCACTCCGGTGACCGCGGACATCGTGCTGCTGGTGGTCAGCGAGCTCGTGACCAACGCCGTGCGGCACACGCCGGGGCCGTGCACCCTGCACCTGTCCCGCTACGAGGCCGGCGTCGGCATCGACGTCAGCGACACCAGCCCCGACCCGCCCGTGCCCCGGCCGCCGCATGTGAACGGGGCGGGCGGCTGGGGCTGGATCCTGGTCAACCACCTCGCCGAGGAGCTGTCGGTACGGCCCACTCCGGAGGGCGGCAAGACGGTCCACGCGTACATCGCGGACCGGACCTGA
- a CDS encoding DUF4235 domain-containing protein — protein sequence MNKAKLAYRPVGMALGATGGFLAGLVFKQVWKLLGRQGDAPDAMDEDRAWREILIAAALQGAVFAAVKAAVDRAGATGVRRLTGRWPA from the coding sequence GTGAACAAGGCCAAGCTCGCCTACCGGCCCGTCGGCATGGCGCTGGGCGCCACGGGAGGGTTCCTCGCCGGGCTGGTGTTCAAGCAGGTGTGGAAGCTGCTGGGCCGCCAGGGAGACGCTCCCGACGCGATGGACGAGGACCGCGCGTGGAGGGAGATCCTGATCGCCGCGGCCCTGCAGGGTGCGGTGTTCGCCGCGGTCAAGGCCGCCGTGGACCGGGCCGGCGCCACGGGAGTGCGCCGTCTGACAGGCCGCTGGCCCGCCTGA
- a CDS encoding TIGR03557 family F420-dependent LLM class oxidoreductase, with protein MVRIGYTMMTEQAGPRALVDDVVAAEAAGFDFSVISDHYFPWLEEQGHSPYAWSVLGAAAQATERIPLMTYVTCPTYRYHPAVVAQKAATVQLLSQGRFRLGLGSGENLNEHVTGRGWPAPRERLERLEEAAVVIRRLLAGETVDHDGRHFRIDSARLFDVPDRPPEIGIAVSGPRSCAVAGRHADLLIAIAPERRLLEDFDRSGGAGKPRVGQVPVCYDPDRDAALARAHEQFRWSVGGWQVNAELRGPAAFAEATAAVSPEDVGKSIPCGADVEEFVAAVRPYAELGFTEVALVQIGGAHQKPFLQWAEAELLPALREL; from the coding sequence ATGGTGCGCATCGGATACACGATGATGACCGAGCAGGCCGGGCCGCGTGCGCTCGTCGACGACGTCGTGGCCGCCGAGGCCGCGGGCTTCGACTTCTCCGTCATCTCCGACCACTACTTCCCCTGGCTCGAAGAGCAGGGCCACTCGCCGTACGCCTGGAGTGTGCTGGGTGCGGCCGCGCAGGCCACCGAGCGGATACCGCTCATGACGTACGTGACCTGCCCGACCTACCGCTACCACCCGGCGGTCGTCGCCCAGAAGGCCGCCACGGTGCAGTTGCTGTCGCAGGGCCGCTTCCGGCTCGGCCTGGGCTCGGGCGAGAACCTCAACGAGCACGTCACCGGCCGCGGATGGCCGGCCCCGCGGGAACGGCTGGAACGCCTGGAGGAGGCCGCCGTCGTCATACGCCGCCTCCTCGCGGGCGAGACCGTCGACCACGACGGCCGGCACTTCCGCATCGACAGTGCGAGGCTCTTCGACGTGCCGGACCGGCCCCCGGAGATCGGCATCGCGGTCTCCGGCCCGCGCTCCTGCGCCGTCGCCGGCCGCCACGCCGACCTGCTCATCGCGATCGCGCCCGAGCGCCGGCTGCTGGAGGACTTCGACCGCAGCGGCGGAGCCGGAAAGCCGCGCGTCGGGCAGGTGCCCGTCTGCTACGACCCCGACCGGGACGCCGCCCTGGCCCGCGCCCACGAGCAGTTCCGCTGGTCGGTCGGCGGCTGGCAGGTCAACGCCGAACTGCGCGGCCCCGCCGCCTTCGCCGAGGCCACCGCCGCGGTGAGTCCCGAGGACGTCGGCAAGTCGATCCCCTGCGGCGCAGACGTGGAGGAGTTCGTCGCGGCCGTGCGCCCGTACGCCGAACTGGGCTTCACCGAGGTCGCGCTCGTCCAGATCGGCGGCGCCCACCAGAAGCCCTTCCTCCAGTGGGCCGAGGCCGAACTGCTGCCCGCCCTCCGCGAACTGTAG
- a CDS encoding chloride channel protein has translation MAPTSAADPQLRQILAGRGYRRLLLLAALLGVPVAFVSFFFVSAQLALQDLVWEDWPKDLGFDRAPWWWPLPCLLLAGLILAPVVTRMPGSGGHVPAHGLGGPPVGPKALPGVVVAALLTLPLGVVLGPEAPLMALGSGLALLAAQLSRKPLDAMNGAVIATAGQTAAISTILGGPLVAAVLVIEAAGLGGTGMVVVLLPALLASGAGALVFTGFGDWTGLPTGDLALPTAPPRFTPDAADFLWGIPAAALIAALIAAGMALGRRTEKWIRPRTGLRTVLCAAAVGVCVAAYALVTGRDPAEAALSGQITLGTLASDPHAWPVAALCALILFKGLAWGLSLGGLRGGPIFPSILIGAAAGAVCSGLPGLGTTPGLALGIAAATAAVTGLPLTSSVLTVLLLGEGAYHQAPLVVFAAVVASIVTRLLRRPQAPAEGAPPGARAAAGAGPAGDTAAGPGSDSGPGSASGSEPGGGPRPESGPGAGRDSAP, from the coding sequence ATGGCGCCCACCTCGGCCGCAGACCCTCAGCTGCGGCAGATCCTGGCCGGCCGCGGGTACCGGCGGCTGCTGCTCCTCGCCGCGCTGCTGGGCGTGCCGGTCGCGTTCGTGTCCTTCTTCTTCGTCAGCGCGCAGCTCGCACTGCAGGACCTGGTGTGGGAGGACTGGCCCAAGGACCTCGGCTTCGACCGGGCGCCGTGGTGGTGGCCGCTGCCGTGCCTGCTGCTGGCCGGGCTGATCCTGGCGCCGGTCGTCACCCGGATGCCCGGCAGCGGCGGGCACGTCCCCGCGCACGGCCTCGGCGGACCGCCCGTCGGGCCGAAGGCGCTGCCCGGCGTGGTGGTGGCGGCGCTGCTGACCCTGCCGCTGGGCGTGGTCCTCGGGCCGGAGGCGCCGCTGATGGCCCTCGGCTCGGGGCTCGCGCTGCTCGCCGCGCAGCTGTCCCGCAAGCCGCTGGACGCCATGAACGGGGCCGTCATCGCGACGGCCGGGCAGACGGCCGCGATCTCCACGATCCTCGGCGGGCCGCTCGTGGCGGCGGTCCTGGTCATCGAGGCCGCCGGGCTCGGCGGCACGGGGATGGTCGTCGTGCTGCTGCCGGCCCTGCTCGCGAGCGGTGCCGGGGCGCTGGTGTTCACCGGGTTCGGCGACTGGACGGGGCTGCCCACGGGCGATCTGGCGCTGCCGACCGCACCTCCCCGCTTCACCCCGGACGCCGCCGACTTCCTGTGGGGGATCCCCGCCGCCGCGCTCATCGCCGCGCTGATCGCCGCCGGCATGGCGCTCGGCCGGCGCACCGAGAAGTGGATCCGGCCGCGGACGGGGCTGCGTACGGTGCTCTGCGCCGCCGCGGTGGGCGTGTGCGTGGCGGCGTACGCGCTGGTGACGGGCCGCGACCCGGCGGAGGCCGCACTGTCCGGGCAGATCACCCTGGGAACGCTGGCCTCCGACCCGCATGCCTGGCCCGTCGCGGCGCTGTGTGCGCTGATCCTGTTCAAGGGGCTGGCCTGGGGGCTCAGCCTCGGCGGGCTGCGCGGTGGGCCGATCTTCCCGTCGATCCTGATCGGCGCGGCCGCGGGTGCGGTGTGCTCGGGGCTGCCGGGGCTGGGCACGACGCCCGGGCTGGCGCTGGGCATCGCGGCCGCCACCGCGGCGGTCACCGGGCTGCCGCTGACGAGCTCCGTGCTGACGGTGCTGCTGCTGGGGGAGGGCGCCTACCACCAGGCCCCGCTCGTGGTGTTCGCAGCGGTGGTGGCCAGCATCGTCACCCGGCTGCTGCGCCGCCCGCAGGCGCCGGCGGAGGGGGCACCGCCCGGAGCCCGTGCGGCGGCCGGCGCGGGCCCCGCCGGCGATACCGCCGCCGGTCCCGGCTCGGATTCCGGCCCCGGATCCGCGTCCGGGTCTGAGCCGGGGGGCGGGCCCCGACCGGAGTCAGGGCCCGGTGCGGGAAGGGACTCCGCGCCGTGA